A region of Vigna radiata var. radiata cultivar VC1973A chromosome 10, Vradiata_ver6, whole genome shotgun sequence DNA encodes the following proteins:
- the LOC106775462 gene encoding uncharacterized protein LOC106775462 produces the protein MDAEEVLNLFDSCWFGYKTSKERTSSSTPTNSHENSDHEIKEEPSEPMLLRFQSTHNRSMSDQLSSMTCFNDDSLSPDSVFSPKLQTILSGKDVTDSDVQVQHEVLPKKRERKKKRQSKSLSDLEFEELKGFMDLGFVFSEEDKDSSLASIIPGLQRLGKSDEEEEDCDGSAVQRPYLSEAWKVQEKSKKENSLVNWKIPALNNEIDIKDSLRWWAHTVASTVR, from the coding sequence ATGGATGCAGAGGAAGTCTTGAACCTCTTTGATTCATGCTGGTTTGGGTACAAAACTTCGAAGGAACGCACAAGTTCATCAACACCGACAAATTCTCATGAAAATTCAGATcatgaaataaaagaagaacCATCAGAACCAATGCTTTTGCGCTTCCAAAGCACTCACAACAGGTCCATGAGCGACCAGTTGAGTTCCATGACATGTTTCAACGATGATTCTCTTTCCCCAGACTCAGTCTTTTCGCCAAAGCTTCAAACCATTCTCTCGGGAAAAGATGTCACAGACTCAGACGTACAGGTGCAGCATGAAGTGTTGCCTAAGAAGAgggaaaggaagaagaaaaggcaAAGCAAGAGTTTGTCAGACCTTGAATTTGAGGAGTTAAAAGGGTTCATGGATCTGGGGTTTGTTTTCTCAGAGGAAGATAAAGACTCTAGTTTGGCTTCAATCATTCCTGGCTTGCAAAGGTTAGGGAAGAGTGACGAGGAAGAAGAGGATTGTGATGGGTCTGCAGTACAAAGACCTTACCTTTCGGAAGCGTGGAAGGTTCAagaaaaaagtaagaaagaGAACTCTCTCGTGAATTGGAAAATTCCTGCCCTGAACAATGAAATTGACATAAAAGATAGTCTCAGGTGGTGGGCTCATACTGTTGCTTCCACTGTTAGATGA